A section of the Mergibacter septicus genome encodes:
- a CDS encoding aspartate aminotransferase family protein, with product MQQQYHRAMFDQLMVQNYAPAKFIPVKGKGSRVWDQQGKEYIDFSGGIAVNALGHCPETVVEVLKQQGETLWHSSNWFTSEPTLALAEKLVANTFAERVMFVNSGAEANEAALKLARRYALEQFGYQKSKIIAFKQAFHGRTLFTVSVGGQAKYSDGFGPKPADIIHVPFNDLEAVKAVIDDHTCAIIVEPIQGESGVIPAQPEFLQGLRQLCDQHQALLIFDEVQTGVGRTGELYAYLHYGVTPDILTTAKALANGFPIGAMLTTTQIASVFKVGVHGTTFGGNPLACAVAKKVLDIIAKPEFLAQVRQISQQFFQQLNRINQQYDGIFQQIRGQGMLIGAELNSLYQKKAMQFCQLAAEQGLMLLVAGENVVRFTPALNLTEAELIEGMQRLENTVKQFIASA from the coding sequence ATGCAACAACAATATCATCGGGCAATGTTTGATCAGCTAATGGTACAAAATTATGCACCAGCGAAATTTATACCAGTGAAAGGAAAAGGAAGTCGAGTGTGGGATCAGCAAGGGAAAGAATATATTGATTTTAGTGGTGGCATTGCAGTAAATGCGTTGGGACATTGTCCTGAAACGGTCGTGGAAGTTTTGAAACAACAAGGTGAAACTTTATGGCATAGCAGTAATTGGTTTACCAGCGAACCGACTTTAGCTTTAGCGGAAAAATTGGTGGCTAATACCTTTGCTGAAAGAGTGATGTTTGTGAATTCTGGTGCAGAAGCAAATGAAGCGGCATTAAAATTAGCTCGCCGTTATGCACTTGAACAATTTGGCTATCAAAAAAGTAAGATTATTGCTTTTAAACAAGCGTTTCATGGGCGTACATTATTTACTGTTAGTGTCGGTGGTCAGGCTAAATATTCAGATGGTTTTGGACCTAAACCGGCTGATATTATTCACGTTCCTTTTAATGATTTAGAAGCGGTAAAAGCCGTGATAGATGATCACACTTGTGCGATCATTGTTGAACCGATTCAAGGTGAAAGTGGAGTTATTCCTGCTCAACCTGAGTTTTTACAAGGTTTACGTCAACTTTGTGATCAGCATCAAGCATTATTGATTTTTGATGAAGTACAAACTGGGGTTGGGCGAACAGGGGAACTTTATGCTTATCTCCATTATGGAGTAACCCCAGATATTCTTACCACCGCTAAAGCCTTAGCAAATGGTTTTCCTATTGGTGCTATGTTGACGACCACCCAGATTGCGAGTGTATTTAAAGTGGGGGTACACGGTACGACTTTTGGTGGTAATCCTTTAGCTTGTGCGGTGGCAAAAAAAGTGCTGGATATTATTGCAAAACCTGAATTTTTAGCCCAAGTAAGACAGATCTCTCAACAGTTTTTTCAACAGTTAAACCGAATTAACCAGCAATATGATGGGATTTTTCAGCAAATTCGAGGACAAGGAATGCTTATTGGGGCAGAGCTTAATTCGCTTTATCAAAAAAAAGCGATGCAATTTTGTCAACTGGCAGCTGAACAAGGTTTAATGCTATTAGTTGCAGGGGAAAATGTTGTTCGTTTTACTCCTGCTTTGAATTTAACTGAAGCAGAATTAATAGAAGGTATGCAACGATTAGAAAATACGGTTAAACAATTTATTGCTTCGGCGTGA
- a CDS encoding autotransporter domain-containing protein: MKRFTYSKLSFTLFSALLASSLFAAEEPAPAPTTVQPSSTIPIVTDEIRDQALDLYKAKMKAVNEVDASLGLKERLIKKIETSKDVAVRTKILNYNRLDSIFKETAKEVSADLAKRHGLTEKEAISRGLFALLTDPNKDDPLLSKFSNRITKEALVNIAKETKDPETIKLSNEFEKITDKAKQDVDIARDKSRDLQLLLKDKAKNISEDDVLAIINNLIDTSAFNKDAEKAVQYKFNVTGLELFKNLQNSLLNTTQKTFDYTRQQGTGVWAVLDHERLAHTDKKKHFTTANNKGNLTTASFGYQKTLNGVRFGVLANVGQGETKAGQDLSFKHTLAQGGAYIGASNQNVFIEGGIIAGVDSVKATSHLTAIETKAKFNAKTLGVILNGGYKFILNDKLSVTPVISYQYQELSGVKTKLSALEVRTQRLAVNQAGVSVDVNYKPLPDLSILAKVGVDGIKRNSQVDKPQFTVLPLSETTIHQTKDKDVRTHFSLEASKQFGKATIGGAVGYNHYLKSKLSGVNVGLNLGYRF, translated from the coding sequence GTAACAGATGAAATACGAGATCAAGCTTTGGATTTATATAAAGCCAAAATGAAAGCAGTCAATGAAGTTGATGCTTCGTTAGGTTTAAAAGAGCGTTTAATTAAAAAAATTGAAACAAGCAAAGATGTTGCGGTTAGAACAAAGATTTTGAATTACAATCGTTTAGATTCAATCTTTAAAGAAACAGCAAAAGAAGTATCAGCTGATTTAGCTAAAAGGCATGGTCTAACAGAAAAAGAGGCTATCTCAAGAGGTTTGTTTGCTTTATTAACAGATCCTAATAAGGATGATCCTCTTTTATCTAAATTTAGTAATAGAATAACAAAAGAGGCATTGGTCAATATAGCTAAAGAAACAAAGGATCCAGAAACGATTAAGTTATCAAATGAATTTGAAAAAATTACTGATAAAGCTAAGCAAGATGTTGATATAGCACGAGATAAAAGTCGAGATTTGCAATTATTATTAAAAGATAAGGCTAAAAATATTTCAGAAGATGATGTTTTAGCGATTATTAATAATCTTATTGATACATCTGCTTTTAATAAAGATGCTGAAAAAGCGGTTCAATATAAATTTAATGTTACTGGCTTAGAACTGTTTAAAAATCTACAAAATTCCCTTCTCAATACCACTCAAAAAACCTTTGATTATACTCGCCAACAAGGTACAGGAGTCTGGGCGGTGTTAGATCACGAACGTCTAGCTCATACTGATAAGAAAAAACACTTTACGACTGCGAATAACAAAGGGAATTTAACCACCGCTAGCTTTGGTTACCAAAAAACCTTAAATGGTGTGCGTTTTGGGGTGTTAGCGAATGTTGGTCAAGGTGAAACAAAAGCTGGGCAAGACTTAAGTTTTAAACATACCTTAGCACAAGGTGGTGCATATATTGGAGCGAGTAATCAAAACGTCTTTATTGAAGGTGGGATTATCGCTGGGGTTGATAGTGTTAAGGCAACTTCTCATTTAACAGCGATTGAAACAAAAGCGAAGTTTAACGCTAAAACGTTAGGCGTTATCTTAAACGGTGGTTATAAATTTATTCTTAATGATAAATTAAGTGTAACACCTGTTATCTCTTATCAATATCAAGAGCTATCAGGAGTAAAAACTAAATTATCTGCTTTAGAGGTTCGTACTCAACGTTTAGCAGTTAATCAAGCAGGTGTGTCAGTTGATGTTAATTATAAGCCGTTACCTGATTTATCAATTCTTGCTAAGGTAGGGGTAGATGGTATTAAACGCAATAGCCAAGTAGATAAACCACAATTTACTGTTTTACCACTAAGTGAAACAACCATTCACCAAACTAAAGATAAAGATGTTCGCACTCATTTCAGCCTTGAAGCGAGTAAACAGTTTGGAAAAGCAACCATTGGTGGAGCAGTTGGTTATAATCATTACCTCAAATCAAAATTAAGTGGGGTGAATGTTGGACTTAATTTAGGCTATCGTTTCTAA